Proteins found in one Chthonomonadales bacterium genomic segment:
- the dnaK gene encoding molecular chaperone DnaK codes for MPRTVGIDLGTTNSVVAVMEGSEPTIIPLAEGGRLCPSVVGFTKAGERLVGQLAKRQAISNPDRTIASIKRQMGKEYKVSIDGTQYTPQEISAMVLQKLKADAEAYLGEKVAQAVVTVPAYFSDAQRQATKDAGTIAGLEVLRIINEPTAAALAYGLDREGMQTLLVWDLGGGTFDVSILELDEGVFEVKATNGDTYLGGDDWDNRVVEWLTDEFRKEHQVDLRRDRMAMQRLREAAEKAKVELSSVVTTNVNLPFLSSTPDGPAHLDANLTRAAFESMTGDLLERMVAPTRQAMADARLEPAQIERVLLVGGSTRMPAVQELARRVFGKDPYRGVNPDEVVAAGAAIQAGVLSGEVRDMLLLDVTPLSLGIETLGGVMSRIIERNTTIPTSATQMFTTASDRQRTVEIKVFQGEREIAAYNKALATFQLTGIPPAPRGAPKVAVTFDIDVNGIVHVSAKDTATGNEQRVAITSSTGLSADEIDRMIQDAQSHADEDRARREGLEARNRAESVLEGAERALRDRGHRAAPATVESVRSAADALRAALAADGGSSAREASEALAAALYRLEAEAAASPAEGAGEAPPSPEDAVRSAVDDMNARADQTAGAGDPG; via the coding sequence ATGCCCAGGACGGTAGGGATCGACCTCGGGACGACCAACTCGGTGGTCGCCGTGATGGAGGGCTCCGAGCCGACCATCATCCCGCTCGCCGAGGGAGGCCGACTCTGCCCGTCGGTGGTCGGGTTCACGAAGGCAGGCGAGCGGCTCGTGGGCCAGCTTGCCAAGCGACAGGCCATCTCCAACCCCGACCGCACCATTGCGAGCATCAAGCGGCAGATGGGCAAGGAGTACAAGGTCTCTATTGACGGTACCCAGTACACACCGCAGGAGATCTCCGCGATGGTCCTTCAGAAGCTGAAGGCTGACGCGGAGGCCTACCTGGGCGAGAAGGTGGCCCAGGCGGTCGTCACGGTTCCGGCCTACTTCTCGGACGCGCAGCGGCAGGCGACCAAGGACGCCGGCACCATCGCGGGGCTGGAGGTGCTGCGCATCATCAATGAGCCCACCGCCGCCGCGCTCGCCTACGGCCTCGACCGCGAGGGGATGCAGACCCTCCTCGTGTGGGACCTGGGGGGAGGCACATTCGATGTCTCTATCCTCGAGCTGGACGAGGGCGTGTTCGAGGTCAAGGCGACCAATGGCGACACGTACCTGGGTGGCGACGACTGGGACAACCGCGTCGTCGAGTGGCTGACCGACGAGTTCCGCAAGGAACACCAGGTCGATCTGCGCCGAGACCGCATGGCGATGCAGCGGCTCCGAGAGGCGGCCGAGAAGGCGAAGGTCGAGCTCTCCAGCGTCGTCACGACCAACGTGAACCTGCCCTTCCTGTCATCGACGCCGGACGGCCCGGCGCACCTCGACGCCAACCTGACGCGCGCCGCGTTCGAGTCGATGACCGGCGACCTCCTGGAGAGGATGGTGGCTCCCACGCGGCAGGCGATGGCCGACGCCCGCCTGGAGCCGGCACAGATCGAGCGCGTGCTGCTGGTGGGAGGCTCGACGCGCATGCCCGCCGTGCAGGAACTCGCCCGCCGCGTGTTCGGCAAAGACCCATATCGCGGCGTGAACCCGGACGAGGTCGTCGCCGCCGGGGCTGCGATTCAGGCCGGAGTGCTCTCGGGCGAGGTCCGCGACATGCTTCTGCTCGACGTGACCCCGCTCAGTCTCGGCATCGAGACGCTTGGCGGCGTCATGTCGCGGATCATTGAGCGCAACACGACCATCCCCACGAGCGCCACGCAGATGTTCACGACGGCCAGTGACCGGCAGCGCACCGTGGAGATCAAGGTCTTTCAGGGCGAGCGCGAGATCGCCGCCTACAACAAGGCGCTGGCCACCTTTCAGCTCACGGGCATACCGCCCGCCCCGCGCGGCGCCCCGAAGGTCGCGGTCACGTTCGACATCGACGTCAACGGCATCGTCCACGTTTCGGCAAAGGACACCGCGACCGGTAACGAGCAGCGCGTTGCCATCACCTCCTCCACGGGCCTCTCCGCCGATGAGATCGATCGCATGATCCAGGACGCGCAGAGCCACGCCGACGAGGATCGCGCGCGACGCGAGGGCCTGGAGGCGCGCAACCGCGCCGAGTCCGTGCTCGAGGGCGCCGAGCGCGCGCTGCGCGACCGAGGGCACCGCGCGGCTCCCGCCACCGTAGAGAGTGTGAGGAGCGCAGCCGACGCGCTCCGGGCCGCCCTCGCGGCGGACGGTGGCTCCAGCGCTCGCGAAGCCTCCGAAGCGCTGGCGGCCGCGCTGTACCGATTGGAGGCCGAGGCCGCCGCCTCGCCTGCCGAGGGCGCCGGCGAGGCCCCCCCGAGCCCGGAAGACGCCGTCCGCAGCGCCGTCGACGATATGAACGCCCGGGCCGACCAGACGGCCGGCGCCGGCGATCCCGGCTAG
- the rpoZ gene encoding DNA-directed RNA polymerase subunit omega, translating to MIYPAPDKLDALGSKYALVIVAAKRARQIKERARPFVESRSTNSLTVALEEIASGQILPVQVGEPEAPPSATSSGPVLTGLVGTSLDDETAPTRSAAVRRALRSRAKVETAFEAEEEHDLDEEEGEEEALEASDENDASDEVEHEESETDDVAYALAADEDDDESEALGEVDESEEAGERTDSGDAADVDET from the coding sequence ATGATCTATCCCGCTCCCGATAAGCTTGATGCGCTGGGCAGCAAGTACGCGCTCGTCATCGTTGCGGCCAAGCGCGCTCGGCAGATCAAGGAGAGGGCGCGTCCCTTCGTCGAGTCACGCTCCACCAACTCGCTAACCGTGGCCCTGGAGGAGATCGCGAGCGGCCAGATCCTTCCCGTGCAGGTCGGCGAGCCCGAGGCTCCGCCCTCCGCGACGTCATCTGGCCCCGTGCTGACCGGCCTGGTCGGGACGTCGCTCGATGACGAGACCGCGCCGACGCGCTCGGCCGCCGTGCGTCGAGCGCTGCGCTCCCGTGCCAAGGTCGAGACCGCCTTTGAGGCGGAAGAGGAGCACGACCTCGACGAGGAGGAGGGCGAGGAGGAGGCACTCGAGGCAAGCGACGAGAACGACGCTTCGGACGAGGTGGAGCACGAGGAGAGCGAAACGGACGACGTGGCCTATGCCCTGGCAGCCGATGAGGACGACGACGAGAGCGAGGCGCTGGGGGAGGTCGACGAGAGCGAGGAGGCCGGGGAACGCACGGACTCAGGGGATGCCGCCGATGTCGATGAGACCTGA
- a CDS encoding DUF192 domain-containing protein, giving the protein MAARVVRPASLAGRALGLLARRAVPPGEGMWLCPCNGVHTLGMRATLDVIYLNRDLRVLRVVIGLGPNRVCLPVLGAHSVVELGAGTLRPGELGPGIAVTLELAEGHGG; this is encoded by the coding sequence TTGGCCGCGAGGGTCGTCCGCCCCGCGAGCCTGGCTGGTCGGGCGCTCGGGTTGCTGGCCCGGCGCGCGGTGCCGCCTGGCGAGGGCATGTGGCTCTGTCCGTGCAATGGCGTGCACACGCTCGGCATGCGCGCCACGCTCGACGTGATCTACCTCAACCGCGACCTGCGGGTCCTTCGCGTCGTCATCGGCCTCGGGCCAAACCGCGTCTGCCTTCCCGTCCTCGGCGCGCACAGCGTGGTGGAGCTCGGCGCCGGCACGCTCCGACCGGGCGAGCTTGGGCCCGGGATCGCGGTCACCCTCGAGCTCGCGGAGGGTCATGGCGGCTGA
- a CDS encoding ABC transporter ATP-binding protein gives MGRHGPGQHRLGRGERARDARGTLQRLWGYLARERRALVATAAMVALGAGLSLLGPFLLSRAVDQGILPGDMRRLAAISALMLAVYAAAALLAWLQGYVMAGASQRTVRAIRADLAVRLQQLPLRFLDQRAHGDLMSRLTNDVENINMVLADSVTQIVSGVLSMVGVAAAMLVLNARLAAVSISAVVLSTLLMNRWIARRTRDAFRGQQAALGALNGLIEETVSGQRVVKAYHREAAALEGFDAANAELRAAATRAQTYAGLVGPLMNGSNNLSLAIVAGLGGVLAAHSLATVGTVAGFISYSRQFGRPLNEIASLYNAIQAAMAGAERVFEVLDETPERDREDSVPLPRLRGEVELRGVSFSYDGKVTVLRDVDLHARPGQLIALVGPTGAGKTTIVNLLTRFYDIDAGEIRVDGIDIRHVRREDLRRQLGIVLQDTYLFSGTIRDNIRYGRLDATDEEVIAAAVLANADQFIHRLPHGYDSLLSERASNLSHGQRQLIAIARAILADPAVLILDEATSSVDTRTEKHIQQAMARLMAGRTSLVIAHRLSTVRDADEILVIDQGEVIERGTHEELLARRGFYARLHDHQFAGGGPPPDERSSATGVSC, from the coding sequence ATGGGCCGGCACGGCCCGGGCCAACATCGGCTGGGCCGGGGCGAGCGAGCGCGCGACGCCCGCGGCACCCTCCAGCGGCTCTGGGGGTACCTGGCGCGGGAGCGGCGGGCACTGGTGGCTACCGCCGCGATGGTGGCCCTCGGCGCCGGCCTCAGCCTGCTCGGGCCGTTCCTGCTGAGCCGCGCCGTCGACCAGGGCATCCTGCCGGGTGACATGCGGCGCCTCGCGGCCATCAGCGCACTCATGCTCGCCGTCTACGCTGCGGCCGCGCTGCTCGCCTGGCTCCAGGGCTACGTGATGGCCGGCGCCTCGCAGCGCACGGTCCGGGCGATCCGCGCGGACCTGGCCGTCAGGCTTCAGCAGCTACCGCTGCGGTTCCTCGATCAACGCGCGCACGGCGACCTCATGAGCCGCCTGACCAACGACGTCGAGAACATCAACATGGTCCTCGCCGACAGCGTCACGCAGATCGTCTCCGGCGTGCTCAGCATGGTCGGCGTGGCGGCGGCGATGCTCGTGCTGAACGCTCGGCTGGCCGCGGTGAGCATCTCGGCGGTTGTTCTCAGCACGCTCCTGATGAACCGATGGATCGCGCGGCGCACGCGCGATGCCTTCCGCGGCCAGCAGGCGGCGCTCGGCGCTCTCAACGGCCTGATCGAGGAGACGGTCTCCGGCCAGCGCGTCGTGAAGGCCTACCATCGCGAGGCCGCCGCGCTGGAGGGCTTCGACGCCGCCAACGCGGAGCTTCGCGCCGCCGCCACGCGCGCACAGACCTACGCCGGCCTCGTCGGGCCGCTGATGAACGGCAGCAACAACCTGAGCCTGGCTATCGTCGCAGGGCTCGGCGGCGTCCTCGCCGCGCACTCCCTCGCCACCGTCGGCACCGTCGCGGGGTTCATTAGCTACAGCCGCCAGTTTGGCCGGCCGCTCAACGAGATCGCCAGCCTCTACAACGCGATCCAGGCCGCCATGGCGGGAGCCGAGCGCGTCTTCGAGGTGCTGGACGAGACGCCCGAACGTGACCGCGAGGATTCCGTCCCGTTGCCGCGTCTGCGCGGGGAGGTCGAGCTGCGCGGAGTCAGCTTCTCTTACGATGGCAAGGTGACCGTGCTCCGCGACGTTGACCTGCACGCGCGGCCCGGGCAGTTGATCGCCCTGGTGGGCCCGACAGGCGCCGGGAAGACAACCATCGTCAACCTGCTGACGCGCTTCTACGACATCGACGCCGGCGAGATCCGGGTGGACGGGATCGACATCCGACACGTCCGCAGGGAGGACCTGCGCCGCCAGCTCGGCATCGTGCTGCAGGACACCTACCTGTTCTCGGGCACCATCCGCGACAACATCCGCTACGGCCGACTCGATGCCACGGACGAGGAGGTGATCGCGGCCGCCGTGCTCGCCAACGCCGACCAGTTCATCCACCGTCTGCCCCACGGCTACGACTCCCTGCTCTCGGAACGAGCCTCGAACCTCAGCCACGGTCAGCGCCAGCTGATCGCCATCGCGCGCGCCATCCTCGCGGACCCCGCAGTGCTCATCCTCGATGAGGCGACCAGCAGCGTCGACACACGTACCGAGAAGCACATTCAGCAGGCGATGGCGCGCCTGATGGCTGGCCGCACGAGCCTGGTGATCGCCCATCGCCTGAGCACCGTTCGGGACGCCGACGAGATCCTGGTGATCGACCAGGGCGAGGTGATCGAGCGCGGAACGCACGAGGAGCTGCTGGCACGGCGCGGCTTCTACGCTCGCCTCCACGACCACCAGTTCGCCGGGGGTGGGCCGCCGCCCGACGAGCGGTCCAGCGCGACGGGCGTGTCATGCTGA
- a CDS encoding ABC transporter ATP-binding protein has translation MLALARFLRPYRRWALLAPALMALEVTMDLLQPRMVQRIVDEGIARGDAVLAAHTGLVMVGLAAIGIAGGAGCTVYAVLAAQGFGTDLRRAVFAQVQALSFGNLDRLGTGALVTRLTSDVAQVQEVVMLLLRILVRVPLMLVGSLIMAVLTSPRLAVLFLALIPVVLAVIVVVVRVTYPMFGEVQRRLDTLNTVLQESLAGVRVVRAFAREGHELRRFGDANERLTAQNIRATRVSAVTMPSMMLLVNAGVVGALWLGGVQTERGDLHVGQVIAFINYLMQTLVSLMMVSMLVLRVSRAEASAQRLLEVLSSVPDVQSPVAPVSRPASAGRARVAFEGVRFAYGGADGDPVLKDITFAVEPGEMVAILGATGAGKSTLVSLAARFYDASAGRVTIGGVDVRDLSDDEMRRAIAVGLQEAILFSGTIRDNIRHGRPDATDEEVERAAAMAQADEFIRELPDGYATELGQRGVNLSGGQRQRIAIARALLTGADVLVLDDCTSAVDVATEARIQEALASLRGTRTCLVVAQRISAVRSADRVLVLEDGRIAAMGRHADLLAASEIYRGIYESQVDTGRRDLGGG, from the coding sequence ATGTTGGCTCTCGCGCGGTTTCTGCGGCCATACCGGCGCTGGGCGCTGCTCGCGCCGGCACTGATGGCGCTTGAGGTGACGATGGACCTGCTGCAGCCGCGGATGGTGCAGCGCATCGTCGACGAGGGCATCGCGCGCGGCGACGCGGTCCTCGCCGCGCACACGGGCCTCGTCATGGTCGGGCTCGCGGCCATCGGCATCGCCGGCGGCGCCGGCTGCACGGTCTATGCCGTCCTCGCCGCGCAGGGCTTCGGGACCGACCTGCGGCGGGCCGTGTTCGCGCAGGTGCAGGCACTCTCGTTCGGCAACCTGGACCGCCTGGGCACCGGCGCGCTGGTCACTCGTCTGACGAGCGACGTGGCGCAGGTGCAGGAGGTGGTCATGCTCCTCCTGCGCATTCTGGTGCGTGTGCCGTTGATGCTCGTCGGCAGCCTCATCATGGCGGTCCTCACCAGCCCCCGCCTGGCGGTGCTCTTCCTGGCATTGATCCCTGTGGTCCTGGCCGTCATCGTCGTCGTCGTCCGCGTGACCTATCCCATGTTCGGCGAGGTGCAGCGCCGCCTCGACACCCTCAACACGGTGCTCCAGGAAAGCCTGGCCGGCGTGCGTGTCGTCAGGGCGTTCGCGCGCGAAGGGCACGAGCTAAGGCGCTTCGGGGACGCCAACGAGCGCCTCACGGCGCAGAACATCCGGGCCACGCGGGTAAGCGCCGTCACGATGCCCTCGATGATGCTCCTCGTGAACGCCGGAGTCGTCGGGGCGCTCTGGCTCGGGGGAGTGCAGACGGAGCGCGGCGACCTGCATGTGGGCCAGGTGATCGCGTTCATCAACTACCTGATGCAGACGCTCGTGTCGCTCATGATGGTCAGCATGCTGGTGCTTCGCGTCTCACGGGCGGAGGCGTCGGCACAGCGCCTGCTCGAGGTGCTGAGCAGCGTCCCGGACGTCCAGTCGCCAGTGGCCCCCGTGAGCCGGCCGGCCAGCGCGGGCAGGGCGCGAGTCGCCTTTGAGGGCGTGCGATTCGCCTATGGTGGCGCGGATGGCGACCCGGTGCTCAAGGACATCACCTTCGCCGTCGAGCCGGGCGAGATGGTCGCCATTCTTGGCGCGACCGGCGCGGGCAAGTCCACCCTCGTGAGTCTGGCGGCTCGCTTCTATGATGCCAGCGCCGGACGCGTGACGATCGGCGGCGTGGACGTGCGGGACCTGTCGGACGACGAGATGCGGCGGGCGATCGCCGTCGGGCTCCAGGAAGCGATCCTGTTCAGCGGGACCATCCGTGACAACATCCGCCATGGGCGGCCCGACGCCACCGACGAGGAGGTCGAGCGAGCGGCGGCGATGGCGCAGGCGGACGAGTTCATCCGCGAGTTGCCCGATGGCTACGCCACGGAGCTCGGGCAGCGGGGCGTTAACCTCTCCGGCGGCCAGAGGCAGCGCATCGCCATCGCGCGGGCATTGCTCACCGGCGCCGACGTGCTGGTCCTGGACGACTGCACGAGCGCCGTCGACGTTGCCACCGAGGCACGGATTCAGGAGGCGCTCGCGAGCCTCCGCGGCACGCGCACGTGCCTCGTCGTGGCGCAGCGCATCAGCGCCGTCCGGTCGGCCGATCGCGTCCTGGTGCTGGAAGACGGCCGCATCGCGGCCATGGGCCGCCATGCTGATCTACTCGCGGCGAGCGAGATCTACCGCGGGATCTACGAGTCGCAGGTAGACACGGGGAGGCGCGACCTTGGTGGCGGGTAG
- a CDS encoding SRPBCC family protein — MPRIEKAVLVRAPVAKVYAIARDVDSFPEFMEDLQSLTVLERSEDGNRTVTEWVGLIREFKMTVRWTQEDVWDADRHRDDFRMLKGDLDSMSGWWRFAAEDGATRFESVLDYEFHVPLVGPMIQALIRKKMDANLEAQMQAIRRKAEGA, encoded by the coding sequence ATGCCTCGCATCGAGAAGGCCGTCCTCGTTCGGGCGCCCGTGGCGAAGGTCTACGCGATCGCGCGTGACGTGGACTCGTTTCCCGAGTTTATGGAGGATCTGCAGTCGCTCACCGTCCTCGAGCGCAGCGAGGACGGCAACCGCACTGTGACGGAATGGGTGGGACTGATCCGGGAGTTCAAAATGACGGTACGGTGGACGCAGGAGGACGTCTGGGACGCCGACCGCCATCGCGACGATTTCCGGATGCTCAAGGGCGACCTTGACAGCATGTCCGGTTGGTGGCGGTTCGCGGCTGAGGACGGCGCAACTCGCTTCGAGTCGGTGCTCGACTATGAGTTCCACGTGCCGCTGGTTGGTCCGATGATCCAGGCGCTGATCCGCAAGAAAATGGACGCCAACCTCGAGGCGCAGATGCAGGCGATCCGCCGCAAGGCGGAGGGGGCGTAG
- a CDS encoding ribosomal protein L7/L12: MAPSVTTRSDVLEREYDAGMTLLIRGSVATALGALGVWLFRLFDLWPLMYLFGAVMGIGVVTAGWGALRMARARSLPAVTFHCPYCDHPMSFLAEPTEDFDCERCHRRVYFEDGKPVPVHTITCTVCKAEHRVSEKVTTYTCDRCNRALKLVDPKDPQAIVAEKTDVLQNYDVLLTQAGRSPNDVAMALQSLLVCNLRDARKQMESLPLTVTRNVAERKADAIRRRLRELGATAVIRPTVDDQAPASGRRT; encoded by the coding sequence ATGGCGCCGTCAGTCACCACGCGGTCCGACGTGCTCGAGCGTGAGTACGACGCAGGCATGACGCTCCTCATACGCGGAAGCGTCGCCACCGCGCTCGGGGCGTTGGGCGTGTGGCTGTTTCGCCTCTTCGATCTCTGGCCTCTGATGTATCTATTCGGGGCCGTGATGGGGATCGGCGTCGTTACGGCGGGCTGGGGCGCCCTCCGCATGGCGCGCGCGCGCAGTCTCCCCGCCGTCACCTTCCACTGCCCCTACTGCGACCACCCCATGAGCTTCCTTGCCGAGCCGACCGAAGACTTCGATTGCGAGAGGTGCCATCGGCGGGTCTACTTCGAGGATGGCAAGCCCGTGCCGGTCCACACCATCACGTGTACCGTGTGCAAGGCGGAGCACAGGGTCTCGGAGAAGGTCACCACCTACACCTGCGACCGGTGCAACCGCGCTCTGAAGCTCGTCGACCCGAAGGACCCCCAGGCCATCGTGGCGGAGAAGACCGACGTCCTCCAGAACTACGACGTCCTGCTCACCCAGGCGGGTCGGAGCCCGAACGACGTGGCGATGGCGCTGCAGTCGTTGCTTGTGTGCAACCTGCGCGACGCGCGCAAGCAGATGGAGTCGCTGCCGCTCACCGTCACGCGCAACGTGGCGGAGCGCAAGGCCGACGCCATCCGTCGTCGCCTACGCGAGCTCGGGGCCACCGCCGTAATCCGCCCGACCGTGGACGATCAGGCTCCCGCCAGTGGCCGCCGCACCTGA
- a CDS encoding glutaredoxin family protein, with product MPRTVVAYVTAWCPDCTRSRRVLKQAGVAFEEIDIERVPGAEDAMRRLNGGRGKVPTIQIDGRVLVEPNDDELRAAIRFRIGGDAA from the coding sequence TTGCCTCGGACCGTTGTCGCCTACGTGACCGCCTGGTGCCCGGACTGCACTCGATCCCGCCGCGTGCTGAAGCAGGCGGGCGTCGCCTTCGAGGAGATCGACATAGAGCGCGTGCCGGGCGCCGAGGATGCCATGCGCCGCCTCAATGGCGGCCGTGGCAAGGTGCCGACCATCCAGATCGATGGCCGGGTCCTCGTCGAGCCGAACGACGATGAGCTTCGAGCGGCGATCCGGTTCCGGATCGGCGGCGACGCCGCCTGA
- a CDS encoding DUF1559 domain-containing protein, whose product MRRDARAFTLIELLVVIAIIAILAAILFPVFARAREAARKTSCLSNVKQLGLGFLMYAQDYDEKLPGIPFGSCPNCWPFQAWYTPHGDWQGVFRIVLPPYMKNQQIYQCPSQSESGRWDDWRDQNQCEHENCGMSYMYNEFMYNSNNGFTKLASLGNAAEGPAKVSMVIEGFSSGIYNDWDNGGPTPKDQDGMSRIRWLNWGPWQQQHGGPNILYADGHAKFMAQDAIVSYRAYAWGGNAQRCVQRPIVYPGCTEP is encoded by the coding sequence ATGCGCAGAGATGCGCGCGCCTTCACCCTGATCGAGCTTCTCGTCGTGATCGCAATCATCGCGATCCTCGCTGCTATCCTCTTCCCCGTGTTCGCTCGCGCCCGCGAAGCGGCGCGCAAGACCTCTTGCCTCAGCAACGTCAAGCAGCTCGGCCTGGGCTTCCTGATGTACGCCCAGGACTACGACGAGAAGCTGCCGGGAATCCCGTTCGGCTCGTGCCCCAACTGCTGGCCCTTCCAGGCGTGGTACACACCGCATGGCGACTGGCAGGGAGTTTTCCGCATCGTTCTTCCTCCGTATATGAAGAACCAGCAGATCTACCAGTGCCCGAGCCAGAGCGAGTCGGGCCGCTGGGACGATTGGCGTGATCAGAACCAGTGCGAGCACGAGAACTGCGGCATGTCGTACATGTACAACGAGTTCATGTACAACTCGAACAACGGGTTCACCAAGCTCGCCAGCCTCGGTAACGCGGCGGAAGGGCCCGCGAAGGTCTCGATGGTCATCGAGGGCTTTTCGAGCGGCATCTACAACGACTGGGACAACGGCGGCCCCACCCCGAAGGACCAGGATGGCATGAGCCGGATCCGCTGGCTGAACTGGGGTCCGTGGCAGCAGCAGCACGGCGGCCCGAACATCCTGTATGCCGACGGCCACGCCAAGTTCATGGCCCAGGATGCCATCGTCAGCTACCGCGCCTATGCATGGGGCGGCAACGCTCAGCGGTGCGTGCAGCGCCCGATCGTCTACCCTGGCTGCACCGAGCCCTGA
- a CDS encoding ABC transporter permease → MRPTLGHAAAPLGSAHGAIVGSRGRSVPIDQVRAPPGGNLVCGATVCYTAQQTGAPSAAGRARHWGPPTWRACRLSARSTHLSRTAAAALRPWLSLAVVCAGFSLHPVFRGTFWTADYLPNILQQAATNIILAVGMTFVILTGGIDLSVGSVLALCGVALGLTVTQGPPPFLTYAMALPIGVGAAAALRRVAPRTLEERARISWIGGVATALAAGALLSRGLAGGVRLEWAILAALAVGLSVGILNGLVTTCGGVPPFVTTLGTLTAARGLTVYATGGTSVSGLPPRLGALGEGAPLVAIAFAVVIAGIVLRTRTRAGRYIVAIGGNEEAARLTGVAVARYTTLAYALSGLAAAIAAVVLTAKFRLADTGAGTNAELNAIAAVVIGGTSLSGGQGTVIGSLVGALTIAVLNAGLVLVGVQDTLQGVVIGAVIIVTVMVDRARRAPGAR, encoded by the coding sequence ATGCGGCCCACGCTCGGCCACGCAGCCGCCCCGCTCGGCAGCGCCCACGGTGCTATTGTCGGCTCGCGAGGCCGCTCCGTTCCAATCGATCAGGTGCGGGCTCCGCCGGGCGGCAATCTTGTGTGCGGCGCCACCGTCTGCTATACTGCCCAACAGACAGGGGCCCCGTCCGCGGCCGGCCGCGCGCGCCACTGGGGGCCGCCGACCTGGAGAGCATGTCGCTTGAGCGCCCGTTCCACGCACCTGTCGCGCACGGCAGCCGCCGCGCTGCGCCCCTGGTTGAGCCTTGCCGTCGTCTGCGCCGGCTTCTCGCTCCATCCGGTCTTCCGCGGCACGTTCTGGACCGCCGACTACCTTCCGAACATCCTGCAGCAGGCCGCCACCAACATCATCCTGGCGGTCGGCATGACCTTCGTGATCCTGACCGGCGGCATCGACCTCTCCGTCGGATCGGTCCTGGCGCTCTGCGGGGTCGCGCTCGGCCTGACTGTCACCCAGGGACCCCCGCCGTTCCTGACCTATGCGATGGCGCTGCCCATCGGTGTCGGCGCCGCCGCCGCGCTCCGTCGGGTGGCGCCACGAACGCTGGAAGAGAGGGCGCGCATCTCCTGGATCGGCGGGGTGGCGACCGCGCTGGCGGCCGGCGCCCTGCTCTCCCGCGGCCTTGCGGGCGGCGTGCGCCTGGAGTGGGCGATCCTCGCCGCGCTCGCGGTGGGGCTGTCCGTCGGAATACTCAACGGTCTGGTCACGACTTGCGGCGGGGTGCCGCCCTTTGTCACCACGCTCGGCACGCTGACCGCGGCGCGCGGCCTCACCGTCTACGCTACCGGGGGAACCAGCGTCTCGGGGCTCCCACCTCGCCTGGGCGCGCTCGGCGAGGGAGCGCCACTGGTCGCCATCGCCTTCGCCGTAGTTATTGCTGGTATTGTGCTGCGCACGCGCACTCGCGCCGGCCGCTACATCGTGGCCATCGGCGGCAACGAGGAGGCGGCGCGCCTGACCGGAGTTGCCGTCGCGCGCTACACCACCCTGGCCTACGCGCTGTCGGGTCTGGCCGCGGCCATCGCGGCCGTCGTGCTGACCGCGAAGTTCCGTCTGGCCGATACCGGCGCCGGCACGAACGCGGAGCTGAACGCCATAGCCGCCGTCGTCATCGGCGGCACGAGCCTGAGCGGCGGGCAGGGCACGGTGATCGGCAGCCTGGTCGGCGCGCTCACGATCGCCGTGTTGAACGCCGGTCTTGTGCTCGTGGGGGTCCAGGACACCCTGCAGGGCGTCGTGATCGGCGCCGTGATCATCGTCACCGTGATGGTGGACCGGGCGCGGCGGGCGCCAGGCGCCCGCTAA